One genomic region from Haloterrigena gelatinilytica encodes:
- a CDS encoding molybdopterin-dependent oxidoreductase: MSDEASDGLELTRRELGAAAAGIAGASGLGFLGYRRLTGEETADEDGEGPMNPLEEYPNEEWDQKYRDVWEPDDSYMLTCTPNDTHNCYLEATIKNGQITRLGPSMNYGEATDLDGNQASQRWDPRVCNKGLAMVERFYNERRVKAPMIRQGFKQWVDDGFPRDSHGSMPEEYARRGEDDFVEVSHEEAHEYAARTFLELADHYSGESGMQSLLEQGYDERVVEETQGAGVRTMKFRGGMPLLGVIKLFGQYRNANSMALLDNYVRDVSEDEALGAMGLDNYSFHTDLPPGHTMVTGQQTVDFDLASIEYADHIVLDGINYLTSKMADCHWLTEAKLKGSKVTGIFTDYNATASKCDELITVRPASDTALFLGAARVLIEEELYDEEYVRQFTDLPLLVRMDDNELLRASDLSADYEPADLEKTDAVADDADRPGVDVTNIDDQVITEELRREWGDFVVHDAESGEFEPVTRDDIGDDFDVPATIEGEFEIELADGETVEVRTVFDLIKEHLVGTWDLESTAEVTGTDPQAIENLARDFADNQQSTMLLTGMGPNHYANADQHGRAVFLLASLTRNVGYQTGNVGSYSGNYRMAYFNGVGQYANEDPFDVELDPEEPARTEKRWDAHSAHFYTNLDKPLKVDGEYFQGDSHMHTPTKSIWVSGSNSILGNAKGTYKIIEKALRTGKIEAFFTNEWWWSMTCEYSDIVFPADSWAEHHVHDITASVTNPFITTMPETEIDRIYNTLNDTQHYKGVAEKLAELTGDDRFEDYWAFIDEEEYQAKPYIQRIFDHSNAVKGYDVEDLLEDAREGTPAIIMTRTYPKHVGNEQTRDSQPWYTKTGRLEFFREEEEFAEAGEHIPLHREPMDATPYEPNVIVDDSDSPVVAPETPEDRDWDSQEKARDTNDRQVRNVVKSPSELTDSSHPLTDLDEGYDYVYMTPKYRHGTHTFGADLEEMAVWWSNYGDQGRKTERDSFDTRKPYIGEGYVEMNPKDAREEGLQDGDYVWVDADPSDRPFPGYDPDDEETEYTRALMRIRYQPSIPRGVTRSWMNVTQTSHKSYEAQQEREDGKAQSEDTNYVSMYRSGGHQSMTSTWLRRTWLTDTLPRKGMFGQNVDVGFEPDVHAANGAPKESFVKIEKAEDGGVNEDGEPEGDWRPVDEGVRPTQEDDRMKQYLEGGFTSESD; this comes from the coding sequence ATGAGTGACGAGGCGTCCGACGGGCTCGAGTTGACCCGTCGGGAACTCGGCGCCGCGGCGGCGGGTATCGCCGGCGCGTCCGGCCTCGGCTTCCTCGGCTACCGGCGGCTGACCGGCGAGGAAACCGCCGACGAGGACGGCGAGGGGCCGATGAACCCCCTCGAGGAGTACCCCAACGAGGAGTGGGACCAGAAGTACCGGGACGTCTGGGAGCCCGACGACTCCTACATGCTCACGTGTACGCCCAACGACACCCACAACTGCTACCTCGAGGCCACGATCAAGAACGGCCAGATCACGCGCCTCGGTCCCTCGATGAACTACGGCGAGGCGACCGACCTCGACGGCAACCAGGCCTCCCAGCGGTGGGACCCCCGCGTCTGTAACAAGGGGTTGGCGATGGTCGAGCGCTTCTACAACGAGCGCCGCGTCAAGGCCCCGATGATCCGTCAGGGCTTCAAACAGTGGGTCGACGACGGCTTCCCGCGCGATTCCCACGGCTCGATGCCCGAAGAATATGCCCGGCGCGGGGAGGACGACTTCGTCGAGGTCTCTCACGAGGAAGCCCACGAGTACGCCGCCCGCACCTTCCTCGAGCTCGCCGACCACTACAGCGGCGAGAGCGGGATGCAGTCGCTGCTCGAGCAGGGGTACGACGAGCGCGTCGTCGAGGAAACGCAGGGCGCCGGCGTCCGGACGATGAAGTTCCGCGGCGGGATGCCGCTACTGGGCGTCATCAAGCTGTTCGGCCAGTACCGCAACGCCAACTCGATGGCGCTTTTGGACAACTACGTCCGGGACGTCAGCGAGGACGAAGCCCTGGGTGCGATGGGGCTGGACAACTACTCGTTCCACACGGACCTGCCGCCGGGCCACACGATGGTTACCGGCCAGCAGACGGTCGACTTCGACCTCGCGAGCATCGAGTACGCGGACCACATCGTGCTCGACGGCATCAACTACCTGACCTCGAAGATGGCCGACTGTCACTGGCTGACCGAGGCCAAACTGAAGGGGTCGAAGGTCACCGGGATCTTCACCGACTACAACGCGACGGCCTCGAAGTGTGACGAACTCATCACGGTCCGGCCGGCGTCGGACACGGCGCTGTTCCTCGGCGCCGCGCGCGTACTCATCGAGGAAGAGCTCTACGACGAGGAGTACGTCCGACAGTTCACGGACCTCCCGCTGCTGGTCCGCATGGACGACAACGAACTGCTCCGCGCCAGCGATCTCTCCGCGGACTACGAGCCCGCGGACTTAGAGAAGACCGACGCCGTCGCCGACGACGCGGACCGCCCCGGCGTCGACGTGACGAACATCGACGACCAGGTCATCACGGAGGAGCTCCGCCGCGAGTGGGGCGACTTCGTCGTCCACGACGCCGAGAGCGGCGAGTTCGAGCCGGTCACGCGCGACGACATCGGCGACGACTTCGACGTCCCCGCGACGATCGAGGGCGAGTTCGAGATCGAGCTCGCCGACGGCGAGACCGTCGAAGTACGGACGGTGTTCGACCTGATCAAAGAGCACCTCGTCGGCACCTGGGACCTCGAGTCGACCGCCGAAGTCACGGGGACCGATCCGCAGGCGATCGAGAACCTGGCTCGGGACTTCGCGGACAACCAGCAGAGCACGATGCTGCTGACCGGGATGGGGCCGAACCACTACGCGAACGCCGACCAGCACGGCCGCGCGGTGTTCCTGCTGGCGTCGCTGACGCGAAACGTCGGCTACCAGACGGGGAACGTGGGCTCCTACTCCGGGAACTACCGGATGGCGTACTTCAACGGCGTCGGCCAGTACGCCAACGAGGACCCGTTCGACGTCGAACTCGATCCCGAGGAGCCGGCCAGGACCGAGAAGCGCTGGGACGCCCACTCGGCGCACTTCTACACGAACTTAGACAAGCCGCTGAAGGTCGACGGCGAGTACTTCCAGGGCGACTCGCACATGCACACGCCCACGAAGTCGATCTGGGTGTCGGGGTCGAACTCCATCCTCGGCAACGCGAAGGGGACCTACAAGATCATCGAGAAGGCCCTTCGCACCGGGAAGATCGAGGCGTTCTTCACCAACGAGTGGTGGTGGTCGATGACCTGCGAGTACTCCGACATCGTCTTCCCGGCGGACTCGTGGGCCGAACACCACGTCCACGACATCACCGCCTCCGTCACGAATCCGTTCATCACCACGATGCCGGAGACGGAGATCGACCGCATCTACAACACCCTAAACGACACCCAACACTACAAGGGCGTCGCCGAGAAGCTCGCCGAACTCACCGGCGACGACCGCTTCGAGGACTACTGGGCCTTCATCGACGAAGAGGAATACCAGGCCAAACCCTACATCCAGCGCATCTTCGACCACTCGAACGCCGTCAAGGGCTACGACGTCGAGGACCTGCTCGAGGACGCCCGCGAGGGGACGCCGGCGATCATCATGACCCGGACCTACCCCAAGCACGTCGGCAACGAGCAGACCCGGGACTCCCAGCCCTGGTACACGAAGACCGGGCGCCTCGAGTTCTTCCGCGAAGAGGAGGAGTTCGCCGAGGCCGGCGAACACATCCCCCTCCACCGGGAGCCGATGGACGCGACGCCCTACGAGCCGAACGTCATCGTCGACGACAGCGACAGTCCCGTGGTCGCGCCGGAGACGCCCGAGGACCGCGACTGGGACAGCCAGGAGAAGGCCCGCGACACCAACGACCGACAGGTCCGCAACGTCGTGAAGTCGCCGTCGGAACTGACCGACTCCAGCCACCCGCTGACCGACCTCGACGAGGGCTACGACTACGTCTACATGACGCCGAAGTACCGCCACGGGACCCACACCTTCGGCGCCGACCTCGAGGAGATGGCGGTCTGGTGGAGCAACTACGGCGACCAGGGCCGCAAGACCGAGCGCGATAGCTTCGACACGCGCAAGCCGTACATCGGCGAGGGGTACGTCGAGATGAATCCCAAGGACGCTCGCGAGGAGGGGCTCCAGGACGGCGACTACGTATGGGTCGACGCCGACCCCTCCGACCGGCCGTTCCCGGGCTACGACCCCGACGACGAGGAGACCGAGTACACGCGGGCGCTGATGCGGATCCGCTACCAGCCGAGCATTCCGCGGGGGGTCACCCGCAGCTGGATGAACGTGACCCAGACCTCCCACAAGTCCTACGAGGCCCAGCAAGAG
- a CDS encoding P-loop NTPase, whose translation MTDETPRTDEEIRRAVVDRVREVEIMGGDPIGEQLIEDVDVADGIVTVTVDFEPVGRVLADRLTDQLRGAGLATDGVVHVRVEAAGSDAPETGLPVSGVDSIIAVGSAKGGVGKTTITAALARALAEDGLDVGVFDANVYAPDAPDLLEAEGPVATSPTGKPMPVETDDGIQVVSIELIAEDGPVAWRGAMVHDVVKDLLGNAAWDDRDVLLVDLPPGIGDAVYTIVQQAPLDGGLLVSTPTDECVRATRRTAALYSANDVPSIGVVPNMVGAAEGESTPFDGDALAEDVAEAAYAEIDPVPFDSALREPTARSFGDPSSAGERAIDSLRETVLEFLETEGGPAVPEDAVDLRGLPPESCQRQVVTEFGVVDEEPVSVVLRGDPDDLVDVVDESLARDGRSLERTDVDDLGYDGWLVELEAAGGSTLEPAT comes from the coding sequence ATGACCGACGAGACACCGCGGACGGACGAGGAGATCAGGCGAGCGGTCGTCGATCGGGTCCGTGAGGTCGAGATCATGGGCGGCGATCCGATCGGCGAGCAGTTGATCGAGGACGTCGACGTCGCGGACGGAATCGTCACCGTCACCGTCGACTTCGAACCGGTCGGTCGCGTGCTGGCCGACCGGCTGACAGACCAGCTTCGGGGCGCCGGGCTGGCGACCGACGGCGTCGTCCACGTCCGGGTCGAGGCCGCCGGCTCCGACGCGCCCGAGACCGGACTCCCGGTGTCGGGCGTCGACTCGATCATCGCCGTCGGCAGCGCGAAGGGCGGCGTCGGCAAGACGACGATCACCGCCGCGCTCGCGCGGGCGCTCGCCGAGGACGGTCTCGACGTCGGCGTCTTCGACGCGAACGTCTACGCGCCCGACGCGCCGGACCTCCTCGAGGCCGAGGGACCGGTCGCGACGTCGCCGACGGGGAAGCCGATGCCCGTCGAGACCGACGACGGCATTCAGGTCGTCAGCATCGAACTGATCGCCGAGGACGGACCGGTCGCGTGGCGCGGGGCGATGGTCCACGACGTCGTCAAGGACCTGCTGGGCAACGCCGCCTGGGACGACCGGGACGTGCTGCTCGTCGACCTGCCGCCGGGGATCGGCGACGCCGTCTACACGATCGTCCAGCAGGCGCCGCTGGACGGCGGCCTGCTGGTCTCCACGCCGACCGACGAGTGCGTGCGGGCGACCCGGCGGACCGCGGCGCTGTACTCGGCCAACGACGTGCCGTCGATCGGCGTCGTCCCCAACATGGTCGGCGCGGCCGAGGGCGAGTCGACCCCCTTCGACGGCGACGCGCTCGCCGAGGACGTCGCCGAGGCGGCCTACGCCGAGATCGACCCCGTCCCGTTCGATTCGGCGCTGCGGGAGCCGACGGCCCGCTCCTTCGGTGACCCCTCGAGCGCCGGCGAACGCGCGATCGATTCGCTCCGCGAGACCGTCCTCGAGTTCCTCGAGACGGAGGGCGGGCCGGCGGTCCCCGAGGACGCGGTCGACCTGCGCGGGCTGCCGCCCGAGAGCTGCCAGCGGCAGGTGGTCACCGAGTTCGGCGTGGTCGACGAGGAGCCGGTGTCGGTGGTGTTACGTGGCGATCCCGACGACCTCGTCGACGTCGTCGACGAGAGCCTCGCCCGCGACGGGCGCTCGCTCGAGCGGACCGACGTCGACGATCTGGGCTACGACGGCTGGCTGGTCGAACTCGAGGCGGCGGGCGGATCGACGCTCGAGCCGGCGACCTGA
- a CDS encoding MBL fold metallo-hydrolase, with the protein MATTYEGITFERLGHASKRLETADGTVIYVDPWGEQLEGEPGDADVVFVTHDDFDHYDPEAIAAVAGDDATVAIYEAVDTSDLSEDVIDLPLEGEVTVDGIDVETVPAYNDPAGGHVDDDGEPFHAEGEVIGLLLDLEGTTVFIPSDTDFLPHHESITADVFVPPIGGHFTMDRREAADFARSVEADLVLPEHYDTFDPIETDADAFAADLEADGIRVDLF; encoded by the coding sequence ATGGCAACGACCTACGAGGGGATCACGTTCGAGCGGCTCGGCCACGCGAGCAAGCGTCTCGAAACCGCCGACGGAACGGTTATCTACGTCGATCCGTGGGGCGAGCAACTCGAGGGCGAACCCGGGGACGCGGACGTCGTCTTCGTCACGCACGACGACTTCGACCACTACGATCCCGAGGCGATCGCGGCCGTCGCCGGCGACGACGCGACCGTCGCGATCTACGAGGCCGTCGACACGAGCGACCTGTCGGAGGACGTGATCGACCTGCCCCTCGAGGGCGAGGTGACGGTCGACGGGATCGACGTCGAGACGGTGCCCGCGTACAACGATCCCGCGGGCGGCCACGTCGACGACGACGGCGAGCCGTTCCACGCCGAGGGCGAGGTGATCGGCCTCCTGCTGGACCTCGAGGGGACGACCGTCTTCATCCCGTCGGACACGGACTTCCTCCCGCACCACGAGTCGATCACCGCCGACGTGTTCGTCCCGCCGATCGGCGGCCACTTCACGATGGACCGCCGCGAGGCCGCGGACTTCGCCCGGAGCGTCGAGGCCGACCTCGTGCTGCCCGAACACTACGACACCTTCGACCCGATCGAAACGGACGCCGACGCCTTCGCCGCCGACCTCGAGGCCGACGGGATCCGCGTCGACCTGTTCTGA
- a CDS encoding alpha/beta hydrolase, producing MHADRMDPQAEAAIERQGRLPLPHNRYGLKLLRRLTDPIMGLRNRNGPSVGRTIDRTIPGPAGDLDARLYLPAASGPYPTIVFFHGGGFVLGSIETHDWLCRHLTRESGCAVLSVDYRLAPEHPFPAAVEDAVAAVEWAAANPDAVAGNGRVAVAGDSAGGTLAAVAALVAVERDGPEIDYQTLLYPAVGIEADQPSVREHAGIVLDEDDMEWFNECYYRSDIHRRNPYADPTNACDLSGVAPATVVTAGFDPLRDGGKTYAEQLVRDGVPTRYENYTDMPHGFMTLRDVDRARDAIAAVADDLADALEDD from the coding sequence ATGCACGCTGACAGGATGGATCCGCAGGCGGAGGCGGCGATCGAGCGCCAGGGGCGGCTCCCCTTGCCGCACAACCGTTACGGCCTGAAACTCCTCCGGCGTCTCACCGATCCGATAATGGGGCTCCGGAACCGAAACGGTCCGAGCGTCGGGCGGACGATCGACCGAACGATCCCCGGTCCCGCGGGCGATCTCGACGCCCGTCTCTACCTCCCGGCCGCGTCCGGGCCGTACCCGACGATCGTCTTCTTCCACGGGGGCGGGTTCGTCCTCGGAAGTATCGAGACCCACGACTGGCTCTGCCGACACCTGACTCGAGAGAGCGGCTGTGCCGTCCTGTCCGTCGACTACCGGCTCGCCCCCGAACACCCCTTCCCCGCGGCGGTCGAGGACGCCGTCGCCGCCGTCGAGTGGGCGGCCGCGAACCCCGACGCGGTCGCCGGAAACGGTCGGGTCGCGGTCGCGGGCGACTCCGCCGGCGGGACGCTCGCCGCCGTCGCGGCGCTCGTGGCCGTCGAGCGCGACGGTCCGGAAATCGACTATCAGACGCTGCTCTACCCGGCCGTCGGCATCGAAGCCGACCAGCCGTCCGTCAGGGAACACGCCGGCATCGTCCTCGACGAGGACGACATGGAGTGGTTCAACGAGTGCTACTACCGGAGCGACATCCACAGGCGCAACCCCTACGCCGACCCGACGAACGCCTGCGACCTCTCGGGCGTCGCTCCCGCGACGGTCGTCACCGCCGGCTTCGACCCGCTCCGGGACGGCGGGAAGACCTACGCCGAACAGCTCGTCCGCGACGGCGTTCCCACGCGCTACGAGAATTATACGGACATGCCCCACGGCTTCATGACCCTCCGAGACGTCGACCGCGCCCGCGATGCGATCGCGGCCGTCGCCGACGACCTTGCTGATGCACTCGAGGACGACTGA
- a CDS encoding ABC transporter permease subunit — translation MTVTWRDVARKDFEDVVRSKLLWAITGGFVGLLAFFLLVGYVSGDAGEGSMSDLLAVMGQFVIFFVPLIALIAGYMAIVGERRSGSLRVLLSYPFSRSDVVTGKVVGRSVVVAATILVGFLVVTVLGVPLVGEISAVELAQVTGLTIGLGVTFTALAVGISAATASRGTALAWAVGIFILLLVMWEALAVGIYYLAAGARPGVEVEAWYFALYQANPLEAYRFAVDQVTNSYVGPMVQLGLEDVSFAEAGPADLRIESRVDGDVPVYLRPWTVALVYVGWIAVPLAIGYRRFDAADLE, via the coding sequence ATGACCGTCACGTGGCGCGACGTCGCGCGCAAGGACTTCGAGGACGTCGTCCGATCGAAGCTGCTGTGGGCGATCACCGGCGGTTTCGTCGGCCTCCTCGCGTTCTTCCTGCTCGTCGGCTACGTCTCGGGGGACGCGGGAGAGGGATCGATGAGCGACCTGCTGGCCGTGATGGGCCAGTTCGTGATCTTCTTCGTCCCCCTGATCGCGCTGATCGCGGGCTACATGGCGATCGTCGGGGAGCGCCGGTCCGGGAGCCTGCGCGTCCTCCTGAGCTACCCGTTCTCGCGGTCGGACGTGGTCACCGGCAAGGTCGTCGGTCGCAGCGTCGTCGTCGCGGCGACGATCCTGGTCGGGTTCCTCGTCGTGACCGTCCTCGGCGTGCCGCTGGTCGGGGAGATCTCGGCCGTGGAACTCGCGCAGGTCACCGGGCTGACGATCGGACTGGGCGTGACGTTCACGGCGCTGGCCGTCGGCATCTCCGCGGCCACGGCCTCGCGGGGGACCGCCCTCGCGTGGGCCGTCGGCATCTTCATCCTGCTGCTAGTGATGTGGGAGGCCCTCGCCGTCGGGATCTACTACCTCGCCGCCGGCGCCCGTCCCGGGGTCGAGGTCGAGGCCTGGTACTTCGCGCTGTACCAGGCGAACCCCCTCGAGGCCTACCGGTTCGCCGTCGATCAGGTGACGAACAGCTACGTCGGCCCGATGGTCCAACTGGGCCTCGAGGACGTGTCGTTCGCCGAGGCCGGCCCGGCGGACCTCCGGATCGAATCGCGCGTCGACGGCGACGTCCCCGTCTACCTCCGGCCGTGGACCGTCGCGCTGGTGTACGTCGGCTGGATCGCGGTCCCGCTGGCGATCGGCTACCGGCGGTTCGACGCGGCCGACCTCGAGTGA
- a CDS encoding ABC transporter ATP-binding protein, with protein sequence MSAIQVDGLTKRFGDEVALEGLDLVVERGEVFGFLGPNGAGKSTTINVLLDFVRPTDGSASVLGMDTRAGSEAIRARTGVLAEGIDLYERLTGRRHLELALGWADGEETPEELLERVGLAVADADRSVGEYSTGMKQRLALAMALAGDPDLLVLDEPSTGLDPNGIRTMRELVRSEAERGTTVFFSSHDLDQVEAVCDRVAILNDGELITVDTIDGLREAIGARSELYLRLADEPDADLSTIDGVADAEYDDDRLVVTCADPRAKARAIGRLLDADVEVLDVDASSVALEDVFATYTDGEVDIVREEETATDDRRGRLSGVLG encoded by the coding sequence ATGTCAGCCATACAAGTGGATGGTCTGACCAAGCGCTTCGGCGACGAGGTCGCCCTCGAGGGACTGGACCTGGTGGTCGAGCGGGGAGAGGTGTTCGGCTTCCTCGGTCCGAACGGCGCGGGGAAGTCGACGACGATCAACGTGCTGCTCGATTTCGTGCGGCCGACCGACGGCAGCGCGTCCGTGTTGGGGATGGACACGCGAGCCGGGAGCGAGGCGATCCGCGCCCGGACCGGCGTCCTCGCGGAGGGAATCGATCTCTACGAGCGGCTGACCGGCCGTCGCCACCTCGAGCTCGCCCTCGGGTGGGCCGACGGCGAGGAGACGCCCGAGGAGCTGCTCGAGCGCGTCGGGCTGGCGGTCGCGGACGCCGACCGGAGCGTCGGCGAGTACTCCACGGGGATGAAACAGCGCCTCGCGCTCGCGATGGCGCTGGCCGGCGATCCGGACCTCCTCGTGCTCGACGAACCCTCGACCGGGCTCGACCCCAACGGTATCCGAACCATGCGCGAACTCGTTCGCTCCGAGGCCGAGCGGGGGACGACCGTCTTCTTCTCGAGTCACGACCTCGACCAGGTCGAGGCCGTCTGCGATCGGGTGGCCATCCTCAACGACGGCGAGCTCATCACGGTCGACACCATCGACGGGCTCCGGGAGGCCATCGGAGCGCGCTCGGAGCTGTACCTCCGGCTCGCCGACGAACCCGACGCGGATCTCTCGACGATCGACGGCGTCGCCGACGCCGAGTACGACGACGACCGGCTCGTGGTGACCTGCGCGGATCCGCGCGCGAAGGCACGCGCTATCGGGCGGCTCCTCGACGCGGACGTCGAGGTGCTCGACGTCGACGCGTCGTCTGTCGCCCTCGAGGACGTGTTCGCGACCTACACCGACGGCGAGGTGGATATCGTCCGCGAGGAAGAGACCGCAACCGACGACCGCCGCGGTCGCCTCTCGGGGGTGTTGGGATGA
- a CDS encoding DHH family phosphoesterase: protein MSTGVTISSISDYAILGCGSVGYAVAEELVEQGKDVLIVDRDESRVESLRDQDLDARTADIREPEAADLVADRDVVLILASDVESNKRAVEHIREIDDTQFVVARASDPVSGDELEELGADIVINPSSVIAESALRALESGELEYNAGKLAQLLEETSTRLAIVTQDSPDPDSIASAAALQAIASHLGIESDIIYLGDVGHQENRAFVNLLGIDLVQWDEIEDHAVYDTVALVDHATSGEMDLPVDVVIDHHEPEAEFEPEFVDIRPNMSSTSTIMTKYIQEFDMNVSEEVATALLYGIRAETLDFKRDTTPADLTAAAYLYPFANHDTLEQVESPSMSPETLDVLAEAITNRDVQGSHLVSNAGFVRDREALTQAASHLLNLEGVTTTAVFGIADETIFLAGRSKDIRINIGKVLEDAYGEMGETAGHSTQASAEIPLGIFTGIEISDDTRDTLLDLTEEAVKRTLFDAMGVEGGSSEGSNGN from the coding sequence ATGAGTACGGGGGTTACGATCTCGTCGATCTCTGACTACGCGATCCTCGGCTGTGGGAGCGTCGGCTACGCGGTCGCGGAAGAACTCGTCGAGCAGGGGAAGGACGTCCTCATCGTCGACCGCGACGAGAGCCGCGTCGAATCGCTGCGCGACCAGGACTTAGACGCCCGCACCGCCGACATTCGCGAGCCGGAAGCCGCCGACCTCGTCGCCGATCGGGACGTCGTCCTCATCCTCGCCTCGGACGTCGAATCGAACAAACGCGCCGTCGAGCACATCCGCGAGATCGACGATACCCAGTTCGTCGTCGCCCGTGCGAGCGATCCCGTCTCCGGAGACGAACTCGAGGAACTCGGCGCCGACATCGTCATCAACCCCTCCTCGGTGATCGCCGAGTCCGCCCTGCGCGCTCTCGAGTCGGGCGAACTCGAGTACAACGCGGGGAAGCTCGCCCAGCTGTTAGAGGAGACCTCGACGCGGCTGGCGATCGTCACCCAGGACAGCCCCGACCCGGACTCGATCGCGTCGGCGGCGGCCCTGCAAGCGATCGCGAGCCACCTCGGGATCGAGTCGGACATCATCTACTTGGGTGACGTCGGCCACCAGGAGAACAGGGCGTTCGTCAACCTGCTGGGGATCGACCTCGTCCAGTGGGACGAGATCGAGGACCACGCGGTCTACGACACCGTCGCCTTGGTCGACCACGCGACCTCCGGCGAGATGGATCTGCCCGTGGACGTCGTCATCGACCACCACGAGCCGGAAGCGGAGTTCGAACCCGAGTTCGTCGACATCCGGCCGAACATGTCCTCGACGTCGACGATCATGACGAAGTACATCCAGGAGTTCGATATGAACGTCTCCGAGGAGGTCGCGACGGCGCTCCTCTACGGCATCCGCGCGGAGACCCTGGATTTCAAACGCGACACTACCCCCGCCGACCTCACCGCGGCCGCCTACCTCTACCCGTTCGCGAACCACGACACCTTAGAGCAGGTGGAGTCGCCGTCGATGTCCCCCGAGACGCTGGACGTCCTCGCGGAGGCGATCACTAACCGCGACGTCCAGGGGAGTCACCTCGTCTCCAACGCCGGCTTCGTCCGCGACCGCGAGGCGCTCACGCAGGCCGCGAGCCACCTCCTCAATCTGGAGGGCGTCACCACCACCGCCGTCTTCGGCATCGCCGACGAGACCATCTTCCTCGCCGGCCGCTCGAAGGACATCCGCATCAACATCGGCAAGGTGCTCGAGGACGCCTACGGCGAGATGGGCGAGACGGCGGGCCACTCGACGCAGGCCAGCGCGGAGATCCCGCTGGGCATCTTCACCGGAATCGAGATCTCCGACGACACCCGCGACACGCTGCTCGACTTGACCGAGGAAGCGGTCAAGCGGACGCTGTTCGACGCGATGGGCGTCGAGGGCGGCAGCAGCGAAGGTTCGAACGGGAACTGA
- a CDS encoding PRC-barrel domain-containing protein encodes MDDTPQEITSLVGREVYSNNGVFVGEVEDLRLNVDGQTITGLALGNLNSELFTDATRSGQGVIVPYRWVRAVGDVILINDVVERVRQPDEEEEELIA; translated from the coding sequence ATGGACGACACTCCCCAGGAAATCACCTCGCTCGTCGGACGAGAGGTCTACTCGAACAACGGCGTCTTCGTCGGCGAAGTCGAAGACCTGCGGCTGAACGTCGACGGACAGACCATCACCGGCCTCGCGCTCGGCAACCTCAACTCCGAACTGTTCACCGACGCCACCCGCAGCGGGCAGGGCGTCATCGTTCCCTACCGCTGGGTTCGCGCCGTCGGCGACGTGATCCTGATCAACGACGTCGTCGAACGCGTCCGCCAGCCCGACGAGGAAGAGGAAGAACTCATCGCATAA
- a CDS encoding DUF7344 domain-containing protein: MPKTDRRSSTGMPSDDSQSDDPPSDESEALSPDEIFHILQTNRRRDTIAYLLDREGPIKMSDIAEHVAAKEHETTVEELTSKQRQRVYIPLYQSHLPKLDTKGIIDYNKPRGIVRPTERIEIFRPYLEAVESDASPTKSDADANANTDAGDGLTSQLVDGSRAMLVGASVGLLAASVSGFLVIPELTLAAIIGLLFVLTTIKTNLADSAATNRSDDKRLSQ, translated from the coding sequence ATGCCCAAAACAGATCGCCGCTCCTCCACGGGCATGCCCTCCGACGACTCCCAGTCCGATGATCCCCCGAGCGACGAGTCCGAAGCGCTCTCGCCGGACGAGATCTTTCACATCCTGCAAACGAACCGCAGACGCGACACGATCGCCTATCTCCTGGATCGGGAGGGACCGATCAAGATGAGCGATATCGCCGAACACGTCGCGGCGAAAGAACACGAGACGACCGTCGAAGAGCTCACGTCGAAACAACGCCAGCGCGTGTATATCCCGCTGTATCAGTCCCACCTCCCGAAGCTCGATACGAAGGGAATCATCGACTACAACAAGCCCCGCGGCATCGTCCGGCCGACCGAACGCATCGAGATCTTCCGACCGTATCTCGAGGCCGTCGAATCGGACGCGTCTCCGACGAAGTCGGACGCCGACGCCAACGCCAATACCGACGCCGGCGACGGTCTCACCAGCCAGTTGGTAGACGGCTCCCGCGCGATGCTCGTCGGGGCGAGCGTCGGCCTGCTCGCGGCCTCCGTGAGCGGATTCCTCGTGATTCCCGAACTGACGCTCGCGGCCATCATCGGGCTCCTGTTCGTCCTGACGACGATCAAGACGAACCTGGCCGACTCCGCCGCGACGAACCGCTCCGACGACAAGCGGCTGTCGCAATGA